Proteins encoded by one window of Blautia faecicola:
- a CDS encoding sigma factor-like helix-turn-helix DNA-binding protein translates to MQNNISIDQKKQYLKSYRSTLWNIQLLEDEIHMFQSFSNTPSYIIHPVCGTQAFTDYTSYRTQIDTQIARLQAKRLESIRYYRKILQCISTIEDPTEQTLLRLKYIHGNTLESIAETLNYSLRQIHNIHRHALEHLTIPAN, encoded by the coding sequence ATGCAAAACAACATATCTATCGATCAAAAGAAACAATATCTCAAATCTTATCGTTCCACGCTTTGGAACATCCAACTTCTGGAAGATGAGATCCACATGTTTCAATCTTTTTCAAATACTCCAAGTTACATTATTCATCCAGTGTGCGGAACACAGGCATTTACTGATTACACTTCTTATCGTACACAGATTGATACGCAGATTGCGCGGCTACAGGCAAAACGTCTGGAATCCATCCGATATTATCGGAAAATCCTTCAGTGTATTTCAACAATTGAAGACCCCACGGAGCAGACACTTCTTCGTTTAAAATATATCCACGGCAATACCCTGGAATCAATTGCTGAGACACTCAATTACAGTCTTCGCCAGATTCACAATATCCACCGGCACGCCCTGGAACACCTGACGATTCCTGCGAACTGA
- the atpH gene encoding ATP synthase F1 subunit delta: MTQTADRYGKVLYDLRVPAEDVEQMKAALCAAPQLVKILNDPTLTKEVKHEIIETIFPKSLHNFLKTVSDRRRCDQIDDMLESYRACVRKEKGIVAATLYCVHEPDENQKAQMEQFVRKTYGVNGVEMTVEQQPDLIGGFVLRVGDREFDWSLRGRVRQLQQRLIRR, from the coding sequence ATGACACAGACCGCTGATCGTTATGGAAAAGTGCTTTATGATCTGAGAGTTCCCGCAGAAGATGTGGAACAGATGAAAGCGGCTTTGTGTGCGGCGCCTCAGCTGGTGAAAATTCTCAATGATCCGACTCTTACCAAAGAGGTAAAGCATGAGATTATAGAAACAATATTCCCGAAGAGTTTACACAACTTTTTAAAGACAGTCAGTGACCGGCGAAGATGTGATCAGATCGATGACATGCTGGAAAGCTACAGGGCCTGTGTAAGAAAGGAAAAGGGAATTGTGGCCGCTACGCTGTACTGCGTCCATGAGCCGGATGAGAATCAGAAAGCTCAGATGGAACAGTTCGTCAGGAAAACCTATGGCGTCAATGGCGTGGAAATGACTGTTGAACAGCAGCCGGACCTGATCGGAGGATTTGTTCTTCGTGTGGGAGACCGGGAATTTGACTGGAGTCTGCGCGGCAGAGTCCGTCAGCTGCAACAACGATTGATCCGGAGGTGA
- a CDS encoding phage holin family protein encodes MKWFNEYYGAYLFGIYLLLNVLDWLTGWYKARVKKEANSKSGMKGIVKKVGYWVILLIAFLIPYMFQRLGKDLLGVDLGYLSALGWFTLANLLINEIRSILENLVACGYRVPEILKRGLEITEKVINETEK; translated from the coding sequence ATGAAGTGGTTTAATGAATATTATGGGGCATATCTTTTTGGAATCTATTTGCTGTTAAATGTGCTGGACTGGCTGACAGGCTGGTATAAAGCAAGAGTAAAGAAAGAAGCAAACAGTAAATCAGGGATGAAAGGTATTGTAAAAAAGGTAGGTTACTGGGTCATTCTTCTTATTGCATTTCTGATTCCCTATATGTTTCAAAGACTTGGAAAAGATCTTCTGGGTGTAGATCTTGGCTATCTGTCAGCACTGGGCTGGTTTACACTGGCAAATCTTCTGATTAATGAAATCAGAAGCATCCTGGAAAATCTGGTTGCCTGTGGCTACCGTGTCCCGGAAATTCTGAAACGGGGACTTGAAATCACAGAAAAAGTAATCAACGAAACAGAAAAATAA
- a CDS encoding LytR/AlgR family response regulator transcription factor, translated as MNRNLPYMKIAVCTSEVQIGEQIREYVDEFTGKGNAQIQVDVMKNCYRLAKKILNREHYDVICIGKNLRDIDSYTFASSIRMADRETIFFLPGWNRLNLNQIEHLAPVSYLSMPLSKEEFRKELYRTISHLGPGSRYLSFDVQGQKGRVLYRDIEYIRKSGNSVLVFTMKEMYRIPVPMTEVERELAGVEERFLRVHRDYLINGRYLSWLWNQEVGLMDGTRIPVSRIYRTRVERVVAENRKKIVG; from the coding sequence ATGAACAGAAATTTACCATATATGAAGATAGCGGTCTGTACATCCGAGGTACAGATCGGCGAACAGATCAGAGAATATGTAGATGAATTTACAGGAAAAGGCAATGCACAGATTCAGGTGGATGTGATGAAAAACTGCTATCGGCTGGCGAAGAAAATCCTGAACAGAGAACACTATGATGTGATCTGTATTGGAAAAAACCTTCGGGATATCGACAGCTATACCTTTGCCTCCAGCATCCGTATGGCAGACCGGGAAACCATCTTTTTTCTTCCGGGATGGAACCGTCTGAATCTGAATCAGATAGAACACCTGGCGCCGGTGTCGTATCTCTCGATGCCGCTGTCAAAGGAAGAATTCCGAAAAGAACTCTACCGCACCATCAGCCACCTGGGACCCGGAAGCAGATATCTTTCTTTTGACGTACAGGGACAGAAAGGACGCGTCCTGTACCGCGATATCGAATACATCAGAAAAAGCGGTAACTCCGTCCTTGTCTTTACCATGAAAGAAATGTACCGGATCCCGGTTCCTATGACAGAGGTGGAACGGGAACTTGCAGGAGTGGAGGAACGCTTCCTCAGAGTCCACAGAGATTATCTGATCAACGGACGTTACCTCTCCTGGCTCTGGAACCAGGAAGTCGGTCTGATGGACGGAACCCGCATCCCCGTAAGCCGGATCTACCGGACACGCGTGGAACGGGTCGTTGCAGAGAACAGGAAAAAAATTGTGGGATAA
- the atpA gene encoding F0F1 ATP synthase subunit alpha: MSTISSEEIISILKEKIENYDAMCQEQETGKVISVGDGIATIYGIDHAMYGEIVTFENGEKGMVQDIRQDTIGCILFGKDTGIKEGTRVVRTKKKAGIPVGEGFVGRVINALGEPIDGKGAVEEDDYYPVEREAPGIIERKSVSVPMETGILSIDSMFPIGRGQRELIIGDRQTGKTAIATDTILNQKGKDVICVYVAIGQKASTIAKLVNTLTKHDAMDYTIIVSATASDCAPLQYIAPYSGTAMAEYFMHKGKDVLIVYDDLSKHAVAYRALSLLLERSPGREAYPGDVFYLHSRLLERSSRLSDEEGGGSITALPIIETQAGDLSAYIPTNVISITDGQIFLESDLFFSGMRPAVNVGLSVSRVGGAAQTKAMKKAAGSIRIDLAQYREMEVFTQFSSDLDETTKAQLQYGKCLMELLKQPLCNPLSMPQQVITLVAATHKVLVDVEVSKLKAFQMDMLQYFADMHKEIIDELNDKKVLSDELTEKIVEVAEEFKKSRC; encoded by the coding sequence ATGAGCACAATCAGCTCAGAAGAAATTATTTCCATTCTGAAAGAGAAAATCGAAAATTACGATGCCATGTGTCAGGAACAGGAAACCGGTAAGGTTATCAGTGTCGGTGACGGAATCGCAACGATCTATGGAATCGATCATGCGATGTACGGCGAGATCGTAACTTTTGAAAACGGCGAAAAAGGAATGGTTCAGGATATCCGTCAGGATACCATCGGATGTATCCTGTTCGGTAAAGATACAGGAATCAAAGAAGGTACCCGTGTGGTACGTACGAAAAAGAAAGCCGGAATCCCGGTCGGTGAAGGATTTGTCGGCAGAGTTATCAATGCGCTGGGTGAGCCGATTGACGGAAAGGGAGCTGTAGAAGAAGACGACTACTATCCGGTAGAAAGAGAAGCACCTGGTATTATTGAGAGAAAATCTGTCAGTGTTCCTATGGAGACCGGTATCTTGTCTATCGACTCCATGTTCCCGATCGGACGTGGACAGCGTGAGTTGATCATCGGTGACCGTCAGACCGGTAAGACAGCGATCGCAACCGATACCATCTTAAACCAGAAAGGCAAAGACGTAATCTGCGTCTACGTTGCCATCGGTCAGAAAGCATCTACGATTGCAAAACTGGTAAATACACTGACCAAACATGATGCTATGGATTACACCATCATCGTTTCTGCTACAGCCAGTGACTGTGCACCGTTACAGTACATTGCACCTTATTCGGGAACCGCTATGGCAGAATATTTTATGCACAAAGGAAAAGACGTACTGATCGTATACGATGATCTGTCCAAACATGCGGTTGCATACCGTGCCCTGTCCCTGTTGCTGGAGCGTTCTCCGGGACGTGAAGCTTATCCGGGTGACGTATTCTATCTGCATTCCAGACTGCTGGAACGTTCCAGCCGGCTGAGCGATGAAGAAGGCGGCGGATCTATCACAGCACTGCCGATCATCGAGACACAGGCGGGTGACCTGTCGGCCTATATCCCGACAAACGTTATTTCCATCACTGACGGTCAGATCTTCCTGGAAAGTGATCTGTTCTTCTCCGGTATGCGTCCGGCCGTAAACGTTGGTCTTTCCGTATCCCGTGTAGGTGGTGCGGCACAGACAAAAGCCATGAAGAAAGCAGCAGGAAGTATCCGTATCGACCTGGCCCAGTACCGTGAGATGGAAGTATTTACCCAGTTCAGTTCCGATCTGGATGAGACAACCAAAGCGCAGTTACAGTATGGAAAATGTCTGATGGAACTGTTAAAACAGCCATTATGTAATCCGCTTTCCATGCCACAGCAGGTTATCACTCTGGTAGCTGCAACACATAAAGTTCTGGTAGATGTGGAAGTAAGCAAACTGAAAGCATTCCAGATGGATATGCTGCAGTATTTTGCAGATATGCATAAAGAGATCATCGATGAACTGAATGATAAAAAAGTTCTCAGCGATGAACTGACAGAAAAGATCGTAGAAGTGGCAGAGGAATTCAAGAAGAGCAGGTGTTAA
- the atpD gene encoding F0F1 ATP synthase subunit beta, translating into MQTGKIVQVMGPVVDVLFEGQTLPSIKDALEVDNGGKKCVMEVAQHIGNNMVRCIMLNSSEGLHRDMEVTATGAGIQVPVGEKTLGRLFNVLGDTIDGGESLEKEQHWVIHRDPPTFEEQSPVVEILETGIKVIDLLAPYAKGGKIGLFGGAGVGKTVLIQELIRNIATEHGGYSIFTGVGERSREGNDLWSEMKASGVLEKTALVFGQMNEPPGSRMRVAETGLTMAEYFRDEEHQNVLLFIDNIFRFVQAGSEVSALLGRMPSAVGYQPTLANEMGELQERIASTKNGSVTSVQAVYVPADDLTDPAPATTFAHLDATTVLSRKIVEQGIYPAVDPLESSSRILEADVVGEEHYRVARKVQEILQKYKELQDIIAILGMEELSEDDKLTVFRARKIQRFLSQPFHVAETFTGVPGKYVPLAETIRGFKAIVDGEMDEYPEWAFFNVGTIDDVIEKAKSQEA; encoded by the coding sequence ATGCAGACAGGAAAAATCGTACAGGTCATGGGACCTGTAGTAGACGTCCTTTTCGAAGGACAGACTCTCCCGTCCATCAAGGATGCTCTGGAAGTTGACAACGGTGGGAAAAAGTGTGTCATGGAAGTAGCGCAGCACATCGGAAACAATATGGTTCGTTGTATTATGCTGAATTCCAGTGAAGGACTTCACCGTGATATGGAAGTAACAGCTACAGGCGCAGGTATTCAGGTGCCGGTAGGAGAAAAGACACTGGGTCGTCTGTTCAATGTACTGGGTGACACCATCGATGGTGGAGAAAGCCTGGAGAAAGAACAGCACTGGGTAATCCACAGAGATCCCCCGACCTTTGAGGAACAGAGCCCGGTTGTAGAGATCCTGGAGACAGGTATCAAAGTAATCGACCTTCTGGCACCCTATGCCAAAGGTGGTAAGATCGGTCTGTTCGGTGGTGCCGGTGTAGGTAAAACCGTACTGATCCAGGAACTGATCCGTAACATCGCAACAGAACACGGTGGATATTCCATCTTCACCGGTGTAGGAGAACGTTCCCGTGAAGGTAATGACCTGTGGAGTGAGATGAAAGCATCCGGTGTACTGGAGAAAACCGCTTTGGTATTCGGACAGATGAACGAGCCACCGGGATCCCGTATGCGTGTAGCAGAGACAGGTCTGACCATGGCAGAATATTTCCGTGATGAAGAACATCAGAACGTGCTTCTGTTTATTGATAACATTTTCCGTTTTGTACAGGCAGGTTCCGAGGTATCCGCACTGCTTGGCCGTATGCCTTCAGCCGTAGGTTACCAGCCGACTCTGGCTAATGAAATGGGTGAACTGCAGGAGCGAATCGCTTCCACAAAGAATGGTTCCGTAACTTCCGTACAGGCTGTTTATGTGCCGGCGGATGACCTTACTGACCCGGCGCCGGCAACAACCTTCGCCCACCTGGATGCAACAACCGTACTTTCCCGTAAGATCGTAGAGCAGGGTATCTATCCGGCCGTAGATCCGCTGGAATCCTCTTCCCGTATTCTGGAAGCAGATGTGGTAGGAGAAGAACATTACCGCGTAGCAAGAAAAGTACAGGAGATTCTTCAGAAATACAAAGAGCTGCAGGATATCATCGCGATCCTTGGTATGGAAGAACTGTCAGAAGACGATAAACTGACTGTATTCCGTGCAAGAAAGATCCAGCGTTTCCTGTCCCAGCCGTTCCATGTGGCAGAGACATTTACCGGTGTTCCGGGAAAATACGTGCCGCTGGCTGAGACCATCCGCGGTTTCAAAGCAATCGTTGACGGTGAGATGGATGAATATCCGGAATGGGCATTCTTTAATGTAGGAACCATCGATGATGTTATCGAGAAAGCAAAGTCACAGGAGGCTTAA
- a CDS encoding helix-turn-helix domain-containing protein, translating into MDTYYKILKRLEEYRRKLSYTQEQMGEIMGLGQDHYQRVEQGAVIISYNGLHQIEDHGGDIYYLITGKRQKPGYINKLLEECDSPEMERMLLRCYLLYLEAGIYKAQGKVEEEICHYLRMAEATLKEDTIWRGIRISEQVTHIKMAEMLEINRKRYAKLENKVIGADAYLLNQLYRKFHFFPFQIFEKGNFYLNELNQLQETLPDSIQEEIEWKLKEYICWMKKEEPLH; encoded by the coding sequence ATGGATACGTATTATAAGATACTGAAAAGACTGGAAGAATATCGACGAAAACTCAGCTATACACAGGAACAGATGGGCGAAATCATGGGTCTGGGGCAGGATCATTACCAGAGAGTGGAACAGGGAGCAGTGATTATTTCCTACAATGGTCTGCACCAAATAGAAGATCATGGTGGTGATATCTATTACCTGATTACAGGAAAGAGGCAGAAGCCAGGTTACATAAATAAGCTGCTGGAAGAGTGCGACAGTCCTGAAATGGAACGAATGTTACTGAGATGTTATCTGCTGTACCTTGAAGCTGGAATCTATAAAGCGCAGGGAAAGGTAGAAGAGGAAATCTGTCATTATCTTCGTATGGCAGAAGCTACATTGAAAGAAGATACCATATGGCGGGGGATTCGGATCAGCGAACAGGTTACACATATCAAGATGGCTGAGATGTTAGAGATTAACAGAAAAAGATATGCAAAACTGGAAAACAAAGTGATAGGTGCAGATGCATACCTTCTGAACCAGTTATATCGGAAGTTTCATTTCTTTCCTTTTCAGATTTTTGAAAAGGGCAATTTTTATCTGAACGAATTGAATCAGTTACAGGAAACACTTCCGGATTCAATACAGGAAGAGATAGAATGGAAATTGAAAGAATATATATGTTGGATGAAAAAAGAGGAGCCTTTACATTAA
- the atpE gene encoding ATP synthase F0 subunit C produces the protein MLVAIGAAVAVLTGIGAGLGIGLATGKAVDAIARQPEAESKISKSLLLGCALAEATAIYGFVIGLLIIFFLG, from the coding sequence ATGTTAGTAGCAATCGGAGCAGCAGTAGCAGTATTAACAGGTATCGGAGCAGGACTGGGAATCGGTCTGGCAACAGGTAAAGCAGTAGACGCAATCGCAAGACAGCCGGAAGCAGAAAGCAAAATCAGCAAATCCCTTCTTCTTGGTTGTGCACTGGCAGAGGCAACAGCTATCTACGGTTTCGTTATCGGTCTGCTGATCATCTTCTTCCTTGGCTAA
- the atpF gene encoding F0F1 ATP synthase subunit B, with translation MLRIDLNLVWTIINVIILYLLLKKFLIKPVTAIMDKREQMVKQGLESARAQESQAKELKVKYEEALASAKEESLQMVEKARGNAQVEYDRILGEADEQAKKIKEAAKKDVELDREKAMKEMQSEVAGLALTAVSRILQEGTDPHSDGALYEQFLKKAGEANDTDR, from the coding sequence GTGTTACGGATAGACTTAAATCTGGTTTGGACCATTATCAACGTCATCATTCTCTACCTTTTACTGAAAAAGTTCCTGATCAAACCGGTAACTGCGATCATGGATAAGAGAGAGCAGATGGTGAAACAGGGTCTGGAAAGTGCCAGAGCCCAGGAGAGCCAGGCGAAGGAACTGAAGGTTAAATATGAAGAAGCCCTTGCATCTGCGAAGGAAGAATCGCTCCAGATGGTTGAAAAAGCCAGAGGTAATGCACAGGTTGAGTACGACCGGATTCTGGGAGAAGCGGATGAACAGGCGAAAAAGATAAAAGAAGCGGCCAAAAAAGATGTGGAGTTGGACCGGGAAAAGGCAATGAAAGAGATGCAGTCCGAAGTTGCAGGACTGGCTCTGACAGCAGTATCCCGTATCCTGCAGGAAGGAACCGATCCACACAGCGATGGTGCGCTGTATGAACAATTTTTGAAAAAAGCAGGTGAGGCCAATGACACAGACCGCTGA
- the atpG gene encoding ATP synthase F1 subunit gamma — translation MANVKEIQDRIKSIQDTMKITNAMYMISSSKMKKAKKALSDTEPYFFEMQSAIRRILRHVPDIEHAFFDARPEIPKKDRKIGHIIVTADKGLAGAYNHNVIKMAEEQLQWEGKHSLFVLGELGRQYFSKKTLPDVSVDMDFHFTVQKPSMHRARMIGLRMVEEYLEGKLDEIHVIYTNMENAVTNETQTLQLLPLKKASFHTELKMGIPADVHHEEIMLVPSADEVLNTIIPNYVVGTIYGCLVESYCSEQNARMTAMDASNRNASEMLKALSIQYNRARQAAITQEITEVIAGAKAQKNKHK, via the coding sequence ATGGCAAATGTAAAAGAGATACAGGACCGGATCAAGAGTATCCAGGACACCATGAAGATCACCAATGCGATGTACATGATCTCATCATCCAAGATGAAGAAAGCAAAGAAAGCGCTGTCAGATACAGAGCCCTATTTCTTTGAGATGCAGTCCGCGATCCGCCGTATCCTGCGTCATGTGCCGGATATTGAGCATGCTTTCTTCGATGCGAGACCGGAGATTCCGAAAAAAGACCGGAAGATCGGTCACATCATCGTAACAGCAGACAAAGGACTGGCAGGTGCTTATAACCATAACGTGATCAAGATGGCAGAAGAGCAGCTGCAGTGGGAAGGAAAACACAGTCTGTTTGTTCTTGGAGAACTGGGTCGGCAGTATTTTTCAAAGAAAACACTGCCGGACGTGTCTGTGGATATGGATTTCCACTTTACGGTTCAGAAGCCTTCCATGCACCGTGCCCGTATGATCGGGCTGCGTATGGTAGAGGAATATCTGGAAGGAAAACTGGATGAGATCCATGTGATCTACACCAACATGGAAAATGCTGTGACCAATGAGACACAGACTCTTCAGCTGCTTCCGTTAAAGAAAGCTTCGTTCCATACCGAACTGAAAATGGGAATTCCGGCGGATGTACATCATGAGGAGATCATGCTGGTACCGTCCGCAGATGAAGTGTTAAATACCATCATTCCGAACTATGTAGTGGGAACGATATACGGCTGTCTGGTAGAATCCTACTGCAGCGAGCAGAACGCCCGTATGACAGCCATGGATGCCTCGAACCGGAATGCCAGCGAGATGCTGAAAGCCTTATCGATTCAGTATAACCGGGCAAGACAGGCAGCGATCACCCAGGAGATCACCGAGGTTATCGCAGGTGCGAAAGCACAGAAAAACAAACACAAATAG
- a CDS encoding LytR/AlgR family response regulator transcription factor, which produces MAEKKQMMYMNILICGSDSDEIIQLENQLEEVGKEENIRVNIDTNICMNQQLVKNWVTEKYDILFVNLDNTEKDGLYYAEKIRLKDEKVYIILLSENQEKIQETFEIMPASYLITPVEKENLRHWVKKVREKIEDHRLYITFNYKRKTYHIPYQKILYLESQQHKIRVVTEKESYTFYGQLSQIQKQMEQGKEIFLRIHQSYLINSRYIYWMDGNTVRTQDGREFSVSGSCREQAKTAYRMYRNQ; this is translated from the coding sequence ATGGCAGAAAAAAAACAGATGATGTATATGAATATCCTGATCTGTGGATCTGACAGTGATGAGATCATACAACTTGAAAACCAACTGGAGGAAGTTGGAAAAGAAGAAAACATTAGGGTTAATATAGATACGAATATTTGCATGAACCAACAACTTGTCAAAAATTGGGTGACGGAAAAGTATGATATTCTTTTTGTAAATCTTGATAATACGGAGAAAGATGGTTTGTACTACGCAGAAAAGATCCGTTTGAAAGATGAAAAGGTGTACATAATCCTGCTGTCGGAAAATCAGGAGAAGATACAGGAAACCTTTGAAATTATGCCGGCATCATATCTGATAACGCCTGTAGAAAAAGAAAATCTGAGACACTGGGTAAAAAAAGTACGGGAAAAAATAGAAGATCATCGATTGTATATTACATTTAATTATAAAAGAAAGACCTACCATATTCCATATCAGAAAATTTTATATCTGGAATCCCAGCAACATAAGATCCGGGTGGTAACAGAAAAAGAAAGCTACACGTTTTATGGTCAGTTATCGCAGATACAAAAACAGATGGAACAGGGAAAAGAAATCTTTCTGCGAATTCATCAATCGTATCTGATCAACAGCCGATATATTTATTGGATGGATGGAAATACCGTTCGTACACAGGACGGCAGAGAATTTTCAGTCAGTGGTTCCTGTAGAGAACAGGCAAAAACTGCATATCGTATGTATAGAAATCAATAA
- the atpC gene encoding ATP synthase F1 subunit epsilon — protein MSGFYMRVLASDHVFYQGRVEAVTLPGDDGERTVLAHHADSIISIREGELRFRDVEENWHEAIVGLGFAEMINNRLTILVDTAERPEDIDRKRAEEAKARAEEQLRQKQSMQEYYMSKASLARAMTRLSATNKKNIV, from the coding sequence ATGAGTGGATTTTATATGCGAGTTCTTGCCAGTGACCATGTATTTTACCAGGGAAGGGTAGAAGCAGTGACTCTCCCGGGTGATGATGGTGAACGTACCGTACTGGCCCATCATGCAGACAGTATCATTTCCATCAGAGAGGGCGAACTTCGTTTCCGCGATGTGGAAGAAAACTGGCATGAGGCGATCGTAGGTCTGGGCTTTGCAGAGATGATCAATAACCGTCTGACCATTCTGGTAGACACCGCAGAACGCCCGGAAGACATCGACCGGAAGCGTGCGGAAGAAGCGAAAGCAAGAGCCGAGGAACAGCTTCGTCAGAAGCAGAGCATGCAGGAATACTACATGTCCAAAGCATCCCTCGCCCGTGCGATGACCAGACTGAGTGCGACGAACAAAAAGAATATAGTATAA
- a CDS encoding LytR/AlgR family response regulator transcription factor: MKIAVCDDDKLLTGEIDGQLQRIRQKMGISFETDIFFDGATLWESIEKNGSYDIIYLDIEMDNMDGITVAKKIREQDPYTILLFVSSYDSYYEQLFEVEPLRFLRKPIDPEKFEEYFRIAYGRLMNLDERLHFEFNKRLYQIPYREIMYMESQRRVIRLVEKNGQDYRFYMKMKELMQEISRAGNMFIRIHCSYVVNYYYIKTFSATEVILLNGETLPVSTEYKNEAMKIYMDMVD, encoded by the coding sequence ATGAAAATAGCGGTATGTGATGATGACAAGCTGTTGACAGGAGAAATCGATGGGCAGTTACAGAGAATTCGACAGAAAATGGGAATTTCTTTTGAGACAGACATATTTTTTGACGGGGCAACACTGTGGGAGTCAATCGAAAAAAACGGTTCTTACGATATTATCTATCTGGATATTGAAATGGACAATATGGATGGAATCACGGTAGCAAAAAAAATTCGAGAACAGGACCCCTATACCATTCTGTTGTTTGTATCCAGCTATGACAGCTATTATGAGCAGTTGTTTGAAGTAGAACCACTGCGGTTTCTTCGTAAACCAATCGATCCGGAAAAATTTGAAGAATATTTTCGGATTGCGTATGGAAGATTAATGAATCTGGATGAGCGATTACATTTTGAATTTAACAAACGGTTATATCAGATTCCTTATCGCGAGATCATGTATATGGAAAGCCAGAGAAGAGTCATTCGTCTGGTGGAAAAGAACGGGCAGGATTACCGGTTTTACATGAAAATGAAAGAGCTGATGCAGGAGATCAGCAGAGCAGGAAATATGTTTATACGGATTCACTGCTCGTATGTTGTAAATTATTACTACATAAAAACCTTCAGTGCCACAGAGGTAATTCTCTTAAATGGAGAAACATTGCCGGTCAGCACAGAGTATAAAAATGAAGCCATGAAAATCTATATGGATATGGTGGACTAA
- a CDS encoding sigma-70 RNA polymerase sigma factor region 4 domain-containing protein, whose amino-acid sequence MEKTLAELIREYKSGNEKSFEKIAEKMNPLLMFYADKLYTWEQEDARQEMLVTLFCALEKMKYCKSEGECLSYIKTAVRRRYKDLVLKELHNKKETVHMEWTEVQDAGDGFGEAEFYMDLELALRCFHGKERKIAERMLLYGENDKELALHEGVSRQYCNKIRKKLIRKM is encoded by the coding sequence ATGGAGAAGACACTGGCGGAGCTGATCCGTGAGTATAAGAGTGGAAATGAAAAAAGCTTTGAGAAAATAGCAGAGAAGATGAACCCTTTGCTTATGTTTTATGCAGACAAATTGTATACATGGGAGCAGGAGGATGCCAGACAGGAGATGCTGGTTACATTATTCTGTGCTCTGGAAAAGATGAAATACTGCAAAAGTGAGGGCGAATGTCTCAGCTATATAAAGACGGCAGTCAGACGCAGATATAAAGATCTGGTGCTGAAAGAATTACATAATAAAAAAGAGACTGTACATATGGAATGGACGGAAGTTCAGGATGCGGGCGATGGATTTGGTGAAGCAGAATTCTATATGGATCTGGAACTTGCGCTTCGCTGCTTTCATGGGAAAGAACGAAAAATTGCTGAACGGATGTTACTTTACGGAGAAAACGACAAAGAGCTGGCACTGCATGAAGGAGTCAGCAGACAATATTGTAATAAAATCAGAAAAAAGTTAATAAGAAAGATGTAA